From the genome of Thermoanaerobaculia bacterium, one region includes:
- a CDS encoding GspH/FimT family pseudopilin — MRSSGFSLVELLAAVAIGAALLMIAVPSAQGLYAYVRIHTAGQEAAMTFRMARATAIRMGREAAVRIEILPGGYRLGVYWDGNGNGVLTRDILSGKDKPSVGSHGWDRGDVRIAILQGIPVPDPSAPSKLLTGSDDPIRFNRSNICSFSPLGECTPGSLYLSDGRSRMAVVRVYNRTGRIRVLYFTAGSRRWEES, encoded by the coding sequence ATGAGATCGAGCGGGTTCTCCTTGGTCGAGCTCCTCGCGGCGGTGGCGATCGGGGCGGCGCTTCTCATGATCGCCGTCCCCTCCGCGCAGGGACTCTACGCGTACGTCCGGATCCACACGGCCGGCCAGGAGGCCGCGATGACCTTCCGCATGGCGCGCGCCACCGCGATCCGCATGGGGCGCGAGGCGGCGGTGCGGATCGAGATCCTTCCCGGCGGATATCGCCTCGGCGTCTATTGGGACGGCAACGGCAACGGCGTGTTGACGCGGGACATTCTCTCCGGGAAGGACAAGCCGTCGGTCGGCTCGCACGGCTGGGATCGCGGCGACGTGCGGATCGCGATCCTGCAGGGGATCCCGGTGCCCGATCCGTCGGCGCCGTCGAAGCTCCTGACCGGGTCCGACGACCCGATCCGCTTCAACCGCAGCAACATCTGCTCGTTCTCGCCGCTCGGCGAATGCACGCCGGGTTCGCTCTATCTCTCCGACGGGCGGTCGCGCATGGCGGTCGTCCGCGTCTACAACCGCACGGGACGCATCCGCGTCCTCTATTTCACCGCCGGTTCCCGGCGCTGGGAGGAATCGTGA
- a CDS encoding sugar phosphate nucleotidyltransferase produces MKAMLLSAGLGTRLRPATLDRPKALFPYLNTPLIDRRLRALVPQGFAQVAVNLHHEGRQVVEHLGESGAAGAAVRFFWEPVILGTAGAVKNAEAFFEDEEAAVWNVDAEVDADLAALLAAHRRDGNLATLLVAANRDPRRFTPLHAEGSRLASIGSPGPAGGEAERPLLFTGVSILSPRAIARIPRGPRSLVDDLWRPVLAEGRERIGVVFHEGTAFDLGTPADVLAASQAAIETRSDFDPAEGFFDGRAKVLAADPSAVPAGVERSVVGRASLAPDALVSGSVLLDGAELGPGCVVRESLVGPVRVAAGETVEGMFLWPGEIGVVRIPLHDSSQRREPAVK; encoded by the coding sequence ATGAAGGCGATGCTCCTCTCGGCCGGGCTCGGAACGCGCCTGCGTCCCGCCACCCTCGACCGGCCCAAGGCGCTCTTCCCCTATCTCAATACGCCCCTGATCGACCGGCGGCTCCGCGCGCTCGTGCCACAGGGATTCGCGCAGGTCGCGGTCAACCTTCACCATGAAGGCCGTCAGGTCGTGGAGCACCTGGGCGAGAGCGGGGCGGCCGGCGCGGCCGTGCGCTTCTTCTGGGAGCCGGTGATCCTCGGCACCGCCGGCGCGGTGAAAAACGCCGAGGCGTTCTTCGAAGACGAGGAAGCGGCGGTCTGGAACGTCGACGCCGAGGTCGACGCCGATCTCGCGGCCCTGCTCGCCGCGCACCGGCGCGACGGAAATCTCGCGACGCTTCTCGTCGCCGCCAACCGGGACCCGCGGCGCTTCACGCCGCTCCACGCGGAAGGGTCGCGGCTCGCGTCCATCGGGAGCCCGGGCCCCGCCGGCGGGGAAGCCGAACGGCCCCTCCTCTTCACGGGCGTCTCGATCCTCTCCCCGCGCGCGATCGCCCGGATCCCCCGCGGCCCGCGGTCTCTCGTCGACGACCTCTGGCGGCCGGTCCTCGCCGAAGGAAGGGAACGGATCGGGGTCGTCTTCCACGAAGGGACCGCGTTCGACCTCGGCACGCCCGCCGACGTGCTCGCGGCGTCGCAGGCGGCGATCGAAACGCGAAGCGATTTCGATCCGGCGGAGGGCTTCTTCGACGGCCGCGCGAAGGTCCTCGCCGCCGATCCCTCGGCCGTGCCCGCGGGCGTCGAGCGCTCGGTCGTCGGCCGGGCGTCGCTCGCCCCCGACGCGCTCGTGTCCGGATCCGTCCTCCTCGACGGCGCCGAGCTCGGCCCCGGATGCGTCGTGCGGGAGAGCCTGGTCGGTCCCGTGCGTGTCGCGGCGGGTGAGACCGTCGAAGGGATGTTTCTCTGGCCCGGGGAGATCGGTGTCGTCCGGATTCCTCTTCACGATTCCTCCCAGCGCCGGGAACCGGCGGTGAAATAG
- a CDS encoding helix-hairpin-helix domain-containing protein: MQKWMITALLLASTGLASGAKPAAPAKGAANTSAASGTINVNSASAEQIALLPRVGLKLAQKVVEYRKTNGPFKKIEDLMEVKGVGEKLFVVLRPHLTVSGATTLTEKIKSTGMRSRSRAKAAKAA; encoded by the coding sequence ATGCAGAAGTGGATGATCACGGCCCTTCTCCTCGCGTCGACCGGCCTCGCCTCCGGCGCGAAACCCGCGGCGCCCGCCAAAGGGGCGGCGAATACCTCGGCCGCGAGCGGAACCATCAACGTCAACTCGGCGTCGGCCGAGCAGATCGCGCTGCTGCCCCGCGTCGGGTTGAAGCTCGCGCAGAAGGTCGTCGAATATCGCAAGACCAACGGACCCTTCAAGAAGATCGAGGACCTGATGGAGGTCAAGGGCGTGGGCGAGAAGCTCTTCGTCGTCCTGCGGCCGCACCTGACGGTCTCCGGCGCGACCACTCTCACCGAGAAGATCAAGTCCACGGGGATGCGCTCCCGCTCGCGCGCGAAAGCGGCGAAGGCGGCGTGA
- a CDS encoding class IV adenylate cyclase yields MNASRVSEETEIKVPVPDLAPVRARLADNGAARVSEVHDEMNILFDDADGRLASSNCALRVRHARGRGVVTWKGPASFEGAVKRREEIELEVPDPAAAERLLERIGFVPKFRYAKRREEFRCVGCLVALDETPIGAFVEIEGDPAAIAVAAAVLGLRHADAERRSYAGLYRRAREKDPSLPPDMLFRQ; encoded by the coding sequence GTGAACGCGAGCCGCGTCTCCGAAGAAACGGAGATCAAGGTCCCCGTTCCCGATCTGGCCCCCGTCCGGGCCCGTCTGGCCGACAACGGGGCGGCGCGCGTCTCCGAGGTCCACGACGAGATGAACATCCTCTTCGACGACGCCGACGGGCGCCTCGCCTCCTCGAATTGCGCCCTGCGCGTGCGGCACGCGCGCGGACGCGGTGTGGTGACCTGGAAGGGCCCGGCCTCCTTCGAAGGCGCGGTCAAGCGACGCGAGGAGATCGAGCTCGAGGTCCCCGATCCCGCGGCGGCCGAGCGCCTGCTCGAGCGAATCGGATTCGTTCCGAAGTTCCGCTACGCGAAGCGGCGCGAGGAGTTCCGCTGCGTCGGGTGTCTGGTCGCGCTCGACGAGACGCCGATCGGCGCGTTCGTCGAGATCGAGGGCGATCCCGCGGCGATCGCGGTCGCGGCCGCGGTGCTGGGACTGCGCCATGCCGATGCCGAGCGCCGTTCCTACGCCGGCCTGTACCGCCGCGCGAGGGAGAAGGACCCGTCGCTCCCGCCCGACATGCTCTTTCGCCAATGA
- a CDS encoding GatB/YqeY domain-containing protein translates to MLKKIENDVKDAMRAGDKPKVSTLRLLLAALKNEKIQAHRELTDEEIEAVIRRGVKQRKDSIEQYARGNRPDLVDAETAELEILNGYLPQGLSEMELESAVKSIIVDRALTSKKEVGAVMKELMTRYKGKVDGRRAQEIAQRLLP, encoded by the coding sequence ATGCTGAAGAAGATCGAGAACGACGTGAAGGACGCGATGCGCGCCGGCGACAAGCCGAAGGTCTCGACGCTCCGGCTGCTCCTGGCGGCGCTGAAGAACGAGAAGATCCAGGCGCACCGGGAGCTGACCGACGAGGAGATCGAGGCGGTCATCCGCCGGGGCGTCAAGCAGCGGAAGGACTCGATCGAGCAGTACGCCAGGGGAAACCGTCCCGATCTCGTGGACGCCGAGACCGCGGAGCTCGAGATCCTCAACGGGTATCTGCCGCAGGGCCTCTCCGAGATGGAGCTCGAAAGCGCCGTCAAGAGCATCATCGTCGACCGGGCGCTGACGTCGAAGAAGGAAGTCGGCGCGGTGATGAAGGAGCTCATGACGCGGTACAAGGGGAAAGTCGACGGCCGGCGGGCCCAGGAGATCGCGCAGCGCCTGCTCCCGTGA